The Fundulus heteroclitus isolate FHET01 chromosome 13, MU-UCD_Fhet_4.1, whole genome shotgun sequence genome contains a region encoding:
- the tdp2b gene encoding tyrosyl-DNA phosphodiesterase 2 isoform X2, with translation MERVFEEDFEGSEDRPQKKKQKVEKEPPKECIDLTGDSPAARKPSDEDDANLSLISWNVDGLDTDNLVERARGLCSYLVLYTPDVVFLQELIPPYVQYLRKRAVSYLVIEGGEDAYFTGMMLKKSRVKFLESETVPFPTTQMMRNLLVTQATFKGQKLCLMTSHLESCKGHAQERMKQLQVVMQRMKDASDDVTVLFGGDTNLRDAEVAKVGLPSGVCDVWERLGKQEHCRYTWDTRANSNKTVPYVSRCRFDRVYLRPASKEGVPRLGPDHMALIGTEKLDCGRYTSDHWGLYCSFTAG, from the exons ATGGAGAGAGTATTTGAGGAAGACTTTGAGGGAAGTGAGGACAGGCctcaaaaaaagaagcagaaggtCGAGAAAGAGCCTCCAAAGGAGTG catCGATTTGACCGGCGACAGTCCCGCTGCACGGAAACCATCGGATGAAGACGACGCCAACCTGTCCCTGATCTCCTGGAACGTAGATGGACTTGACACAGACAACCTGGTAGAGCGAGCCAGGGGCCTCTGTTCCTATTTAGTCTT ATACACCCCCGATGTGGTATTTCTACAGGAACTCATTCCACCTTATGTTCAGTACCTGAGGAAACGGGCTGTCAGCTACCTCGTCATTGAAG GCGGTGAAGACGCTTACTTCACGGGAATGATGCTGAAGAAATCCCGAGTAAAGTTCCTGGAGAGTGAGACGGTGCCATTTCCTACCACACAGATGATGAGGAATCTGCTTGTGACTCAG GCGACGTTCAAAGGCCAGAAGCTGTGCCTGATGACGTCCCACCTGGAGAGCTGTAAAGGCCACGCCCAGGAGCGGATGAAGCAGCTGCAGGTGGTGATGCAGAGGATGAAGGACGCTTCCGACGACGTCACCGTCCTCTTCGGAGGGGACACCAATCTGAGGGACGCCGAG GTAGCCAAAGTGGGCCTGCCCTCCGGCGTCTGCGACGTGTGGGAGCGACTGGGCAAGCAGGAGCACTGCCGCTACACGTgggacaccagagccaacagcAACAAGACCGTTCCCTACGTCAGCCGGTGCCGCTTCGACCGCGTCTACCTCCGGCCAGCCTCCAAGGAAGGAGTGCCGCGGCTGGGCCCGGATCACATGGCGCTGATCGGGACGGAGAAGCTGGACTGTGGCCGCTACACCAGCGACCACTGGGGCCTTTACTGTAGCTTCACTGCGGGGTAG
- the tdp2b gene encoding tyrosyl-DNA phosphodiesterase 2 isoform X1, with the protein MASTSNSDTPSVSDVERRRSGLCEEFAAITGTDSAVAQCYLAENDWEMERAINKFFEADMERVFEEDFEGSEDRPQKKKQKVEKEPPKECIDLTGDSPAARKPSDEDDANLSLISWNVDGLDTDNLVERARGLCSYLVLYTPDVVFLQELIPPYVQYLRKRAVSYLVIEGGEDAYFTGMMLKKSRVKFLESETVPFPTTQMMRNLLVTQATFKGQKLCLMTSHLESCKGHAQERMKQLQVVMQRMKDASDDVTVLFGGDTNLRDAEVAKVGLPSGVCDVWERLGKQEHCRYTWDTRANSNKTVPYVSRCRFDRVYLRPASKEGVPRLGPDHMALIGTEKLDCGRYTSDHWGLYCSFTAG; encoded by the exons atggcttcTACGTCAAACTCGGACACGCCGTCCGTCTCTGACGTAGAAAGGCGCAGGAGTGGACTTTGCGAGGAGTTTGCTGCCATAACGGGAACCGACAGCGCCGTGGCTCAATGCTACCTGGCAGAAAACGACTGGGAGATGGAG aGAGCCATAAACAAATTCTTTGAGGCAGACATGGAGAGAGTATTTGAGGAAGACTTTGAGGGAAGTGAGGACAGGCctcaaaaaaagaagcagaaggtCGAGAAAGAGCCTCCAAAGGAGTG catCGATTTGACCGGCGACAGTCCCGCTGCACGGAAACCATCGGATGAAGACGACGCCAACCTGTCCCTGATCTCCTGGAACGTAGATGGACTTGACACAGACAACCTGGTAGAGCGAGCCAGGGGCCTCTGTTCCTATTTAGTCTT ATACACCCCCGATGTGGTATTTCTACAGGAACTCATTCCACCTTATGTTCAGTACCTGAGGAAACGGGCTGTCAGCTACCTCGTCATTGAAG GCGGTGAAGACGCTTACTTCACGGGAATGATGCTGAAGAAATCCCGAGTAAAGTTCCTGGAGAGTGAGACGGTGCCATTTCCTACCACACAGATGATGAGGAATCTGCTTGTGACTCAG GCGACGTTCAAAGGCCAGAAGCTGTGCCTGATGACGTCCCACCTGGAGAGCTGTAAAGGCCACGCCCAGGAGCGGATGAAGCAGCTGCAGGTGGTGATGCAGAGGATGAAGGACGCTTCCGACGACGTCACCGTCCTCTTCGGAGGGGACACCAATCTGAGGGACGCCGAG GTAGCCAAAGTGGGCCTGCCCTCCGGCGTCTGCGACGTGTGGGAGCGACTGGGCAAGCAGGAGCACTGCCGCTACACGTgggacaccagagccaacagcAACAAGACCGTTCCCTACGTCAGCCGGTGCCGCTTCGACCGCGTCTACCTCCGGCCAGCCTCCAAGGAAGGAGTGCCGCGGCTGGGCCCGGATCACATGGCGCTGATCGGGACGGAGAAGCTGGACTGTGGCCGCTACACCAGCGACCACTGGGGCCTTTACTGTAGCTTCACTGCGGGGTAG
- the LOC118565208 gene encoding acyl-coenzyme A thioesterase 13-like — protein MVTLTLNSVKQMMKVMVDNPGFDRVLSKVDVVSASPGKVVCEMRVEEEHTNRAGTMHGGMTATLVDIISTMAIMYSDRGAPGVSVDMNITYMNAAKIGEDVLITAQVLKQGRTLAFATVDLTSKATGKLIAQGRHTKHLGSS, from the exons ATGGTCACGCTGACTCTAAACTCAGTCAAACAAATGATGAAAGTCATGGTGGATAACCCGGGCTTCGACAGAGTCCTCAGTAAG GTGGATGTTGTGTCCGCGAGCCCCGGGAAGGTGGTCTGCGAGATGCGGGTGGAAGAGGAGCACACTAACCGGGCAGGGACGATGCACGGCGGGATGACGGCCACCCTGGTGGACATCATCTCGACCATGGCCATCATGTACAGCGACAGAGGAGCCCCGGGGGTCAGCGTTGACATGAATATAAC GTACATGAACGCCGCCAAGATCGGGGAAGACGTGCTCATCACGGCGCAGGTCCTGAAGCAGGGGAGAACGCTGGCGTTCGCCACCGTGGACCTCACCAGCAAAGCCACGGGGAAGCTCATCGCACAAGGAAGACACACGAAACACCTCGGCAGCAGCTGA